In Actinomycetota bacterium, a single genomic region encodes these proteins:
- a CDS encoding glycosyltransferase — DRRAIRHPRGRRYRGARTAVHPARDRSATGAAGGASRARPSRARPDGGAAAELGLPGAHDRQREPARLGHHDGGQAPAGGSPCARAARRWLRRALQLAVRGPRAGGAVLSTSDRRPARRRPRAGRRHRVDRGHAARHLRHPGRLRSGERGRGGASGHGAQARRARSTGAVEARPDGVDARAAGGPARGVARHRRQARSPARSLAPPRTERRSGREAPDLRVGRSPRARRRRLGPLPSKLRQRRNRGRRERGHDVSVYAGRLDAGRTPLSTWEEIDEVGLAVRWIVTTDAIDWSSTRNYDNPPVTADFSAYLRRERPDVVHLHTLQSLGAGLVGASAEGGARVVLTMHDFWWFCARQFLVEHDLRPCSLVVDAGVCECQVDRPWLDARTRFLRAQLGHVDVVLAPSSSAARVFAANGVPVTRLKVDENGLPEAEASARAQRPGRRTRAHGPVRFLYAGGSNPMKGVQDLFAAARHLTDRAGWHLRAYGTEEHVAATGEEVDARSIDVLASFDPAELDDVLAESDVLVVPSVMRESHSIITREALVRGLAVVCTDSLGPEEVVEHGRNGLVVPTGAPLALSRAMRRLIDEPALLDRLQAAAPSVAVRPLSTQLDTAEEVYSSPSREREVTQVRRVLFVSGIEGAPLRYRVRLPAEALELLGVESEVRHYRDPGLDQIAARVDAVVIYRVPATPQILALIDATRAKGTPVLFDVDDLIFDPSVADSIPALKLLPPDEAELWMQGVHRYRTTLEACDVFIGSTRALVDHAERVTGLPAERYPNGVGIVLARLSDEALRRPRAPGGLRIGYLSGTTTHDHDWLHIEPTVLAVLRRRPDVELWLGGHVSPSTALQDLGDQVRRIQMLPWTELPGVLRDLDVNLAPLEPGSIFNEAKSAIKWLEAALTATPTIASPTEPFREVIADER; from the coding sequence GTGATCGCCGCGCCATTCGACACCCCCGGGGTCGCCGGTACCGAGGAGCTCGTACGGCGGTTCATCCTGCTCGCGACCGGTCAGCCACAGGTGCAGCTGGAGGAGCATCGCGAGCACGGCCTTCCCGAGCTCGACCCGACGGCGGAGCGGCTGCAGAGCTCGGGCTACCGGGTGCGCACGACCGGCAACGGGAACCTGCACGACTGGGTCACCATGATGGTGGTCAAGCACCAGCTGGCGGCTCGCCCTGCGCTCGGGCCGCTCGACGGTGGCTACGACGTGCTCTACAACTCGCTGTTCGCGGGCCGCGAGCGGGTGGCGCCGTTTTATCGACATCTGATCGCCGGCCGGCGCGACGACGACCCCGAGCTGGGCGTCGACATCGGGTTGATCGAGGGCACGCCGCCCGACATCTCCGCCATCCTGGCCGTCTGCGCAGCGGCGAACGTGGCCGAGGCGGTGCGTCAGGACACGGTGCCCAAGCTCGACGGGCTCGATCGACAGGTGCGGTCGAAGCTCGACCAGATGGAGTCGACGCTCGAGCTGCTGGAGGGCCAGCTCGCGGCGTTGCGCGACACCGACGCCAAGCTCGATCGCCTGCTCGATCTCTTGCGCCACCCCGTACGGAACGTCGGAGCGGCCGCGAGGCGCCGGATCTCCGAGTAGGTCGCTCCCCGCGTGCGCGTCGTCGTCGTCTCGGCCCACTACCCTCCAAACTTCGTCAGCGGAGGAACCGTGGCCGGCGGGAACGTGGGCACGACGTGAGCGTGTATGCGGGTCGGCTCGACGCGGGCCGGACGCCGCTCTCGACCTGGGAGGAGATCGACGAGGTCGGCCTCGCCGTCAGGTGGATCGTCACAACCGACGCGATCGACTGGTCGAGCACACGGAACTACGACAACCCGCCGGTCACCGCGGACTTCTCCGCCTATCTCCGCCGCGAGCGGCCCGACGTGGTGCACCTGCACACCCTTCAGTCGCTGGGGGCCGGGTTGGTGGGTGCATCGGCCGAAGGCGGGGCCAGGGTCGTCCTCACGATGCACGACTTCTGGTGGTTCTGCGCCCGGCAGTTCCTCGTCGAACACGACCTGCGGCCGTGCTCGCTCGTCGTCGACGCAGGCGTGTGCGAATGTCAGGTCGATCGCCCGTGGTTGGACGCGCGCACGAGGTTTCTGCGTGCACAGCTCGGCCATGTCGACGTCGTGCTTGCTCCCTCGAGCAGCGCGGCGCGCGTGTTCGCGGCCAACGGTGTGCCGGTCACCCGTCTGAAGGTCGACGAGAACGGGCTGCCAGAAGCCGAGGCGTCGGCGCGGGCACAGCGACCGGGTCGCCGAACGCGTGCGCACGGACCGGTACGGTTTCTCTACGCCGGCGGTTCGAATCCGATGAAGGGCGTGCAGGACCTCTTTGCCGCGGCACGCCATCTCACCGACCGCGCCGGCTGGCATCTCCGTGCCTACGGCACCGAAGAGCACGTCGCGGCCACGGGTGAGGAGGTCGACGCCCGTTCCATCGACGTGCTGGCAAGCTTCGACCCCGCGGAGCTCGACGACGTTCTGGCCGAAAGCGACGTGCTCGTGGTGCCGTCGGTCATGCGCGAGTCCCATTCGATCATCACGCGAGAAGCGCTGGTACGAGGCCTCGCGGTGGTCTGCACCGACAGTCTGGGCCCTGAGGAGGTCGTGGAGCACGGACGCAACGGCCTGGTCGTCCCCACGGGCGCGCCCCTCGCGCTGAGCCGCGCCATGCGCCGGCTGATCGACGAGCCGGCGCTGCTCGATCGCCTGCAGGCGGCGGCGCCGTCGGTGGCGGTGCGGCCGCTCTCCACCCAGCTCGACACCGCCGAAGAGGTTTATTCGTCGCCGTCGCGCGAAAGAGAAGTGACCCAGGTCCGGCGGGTGCTCTTCGTGAGCGGTATCGAAGGAGCACCGCTCCGTTACCGCGTCCGCTTGCCGGCCGAAGCGCTCGAGCTCCTCGGCGTCGAGAGCGAGGTGCGCCACTACCGCGACCCGGGGCTCGACCAGATCGCGGCCCGGGTGGATGCGGTCGTGATCTACCGCGTTCCGGCCACACCGCAGATCCTTGCGCTCATCGACGCGACGAGAGCAAAGGGAACGCCGGTGCTCTTCGACGTCGACGACCTCATCTTCGATCCGTCGGTCGCCGACTCGATCCCCGCGCTCAAGCTGCTGCCGCCCGACGAGGCAGAGCTGTGGATGCAGGGAGTGCATCGTTACCGGACGACGCTCGAGGCCTGCGACGTGTTCATCGGCAGCACGCGTGCACTCGTCGACCATGCCGAGCGGGTGACCGGACTGCCGGCGGAGCGCTACCCGAACGGCGTGGGCATCGTGCTGGCGCGGCTTTCCGACGAGGCGCTCCGTCGGCCCCGAGCCCCTGGAGGGTTACGAATCGGCTACCTGAGTGGAACCACGACCCACGACCACGACTGGCTGCACATCGAGCCGACAGTGCTCGCCGTGCTTCGTCGTCGACCCGACGTGGAGCTCTGGCTCGGCGGCCACGTCTCGCCGTCGACTGCTCTGCAGGATCTCGGCGATCAGGTGAGGCGGATTCAGATGCTGCCCTGGACGGAGTTGCCGGGCGTGCTCCGTGACCTCGACGTCAACCTGGCCCCGCTCGAGCCGGGAAGCA